Below is a genomic region from Demequina sp. NBRC 110054.
CGCCGCCGCGGGCTTCAGGGGAGGCCGCATCTTCCCCGCGGTCTTCATCGGCAGCGCCGCGGGCCTGTTCGGCTACGCGCTGCTCCCCGACATGCCGCTCGCGCTCGCGGTCGCCGCGGGCGTGCTCGGCGCCGTCCTCGCGATCGGGCGCAACGGCTGGCTCGCGCTGTTCATGGCCGCGATCTTCGGCGGCTCCATGGCGAGCCTCTCGGTCCTCACGATCGCACTCCTGCCGGTGTGGCTGATCGTGGCCCGCGCGCCCGAGATGCTCGTGGGCCACGGCGAGCCCGAGTCGATGGACGAGCGCGACGCGTCCTACATGGATCCCCACGACCCGGAGTCCGCCGAGGCAGGGCCGACCAAGCCCTAGCGTCGCGCTACAGTCCTCTCACCCGATGTCGGCGAGGGCCGGAGCGTGGTGCAGAGGGGGTTCCTGTGACGTACGTGGGGGAGATCGAGCCGGCCTACGGCCCGTACCGGCGCCTGCAGCTCGGCGCCGCGCGCCGGACAATGCTTCAGCTCGCCTTCGTCATCACCGCGCTGATGGCGGTCGTCGGAGCGGTGCAGGGAGGCATCCTCGGTGTTCTCAGCACCGTTGTCGCGGCCGTCATCGTGTGCGCCGTCATCGGCTACCCGGGGCTTGAACTCCTGATCTGGGTGAACTGGCGCCGCGCGCGGCCGAGCACAGGCGCCCCAGCGCGCTACGAGGTCGGTCCGACCGTCAGTTTCGTGACCGATGACACTCGGATGGACTTCCAGCTCTCGGCGCTGCGCAGCGCGCGCGCGTTCCGCGACGGATGGTTCCTGCAGTTCCGTGGAAACTCGGTAGCGCTCGTGGTTCCCCGCGCCGCGTTCTCCTACGAGGACGCGATCGCGATCGACGCACTGCTGCTGCGCGAGGTCAAGCTCGCCGGCAAGCGCTGACCCTCAGCCGGTCGCGGCTCAACTGGTGATGACGCGCACGTCGCCGAGCGACGTCCACACCGTGAGCTCGAGCCACTCGTAGTCGTACTCGCCGCCGTCGTACTCGGGCTCCACGGCGATGGTCTCGACGTTCACGTCCGCGTCGGTATCGGTGCCGCCGCCCGCCGCGCCCTCCTCGATCCAGGTCTCCTCGACCGCGTCGTCGACCGCGGGCAGGTCGTAGTCCTCCGAGGAGTAGACCCCTGCGGTCTCGAGGTAGATCGACCGCTGGTCGAGCACGGTGTACGTGCCCGCGGGCAGGTCCGAGGTGTAGTCGCACGTGTCGACGTCGCGCCACAGGTACGTGCCGCCGACGGTCGAGCCGGGCTCGAGGTAGCCGTCCGAGTACGCGGGCATGATCTCGATCGACGCGGCGTCGCCGGACTCGGCGCCGAGCGCGACATCATCGGCCATCCACACCTCGCCGTAGCGGTCGGTGGAGGCTGGGTAGGCCTGAGCGATCACGCGCCCGTCCTGGACCAGCAGCAGGTTCGGCTGCGCGTCCGACCAGTACGGCACCGTCCACTCGGACACGTTGTTCACCTGGGACGTCATCTCGGGGTTGCCGTCCACGACCCAGCCGTAGCTGACAGGGAGCACGGAGGGTGCGGCCACGTCGACGTCGAGCAGGTCGATCACTGCGGACTCCGCGGGGAAGGTCGACTCCTCGTCGTCGTAGGAGCACCCGTACCAGGAGCGCTCCCACAGCGAGCCGTCGTCGTCCTCGCTGTCGCTCGTGAGGACCACGCGCTGAGAGCCCGCCGCCATGTCCCACTCGCCCGCGAGATTCTCCTCGTACAGCGAGCGCGCGATGTCGGGGGTGAGCAGGTCGTCGTAGGTCACCGTCGGGGAGGCCGTCGGGTCGTCTCCGCCCAGGTAGTCGGCGAAGGGCTCGTCGACCGGATCGCCCTCGACCGTGAAGCCCAGAGCGTCGGAGACAATGCGGAAGCCCTGGTCGGACGCGATCCCGCTCGAGGCGGCGCCGGAGTCCGAGGAGCCCGATGAGGTCACGGCATCGTCCGGGGCGACGGTCGGCTCGACCGGCTCGGCCACGCCGTCCTCCTCGGAACCGGTGGTCTCGTCGCTGTCGGTCGTCGCCTCCGGCACCGCCGTAGCGCTCGCCGACAGGTCGGGCTCGGGAAGCGGTTCGGTGGCCCAGAACTCCTGCGTGAACACCACCTCGTACTCGCCCGCGGGGATCGCCTCGCCGTCCCAGCAGTTCACGAGCTCGATCATGCCCGCGTCCGCGGTCGACTCGCCCTCGGTCAGCTCGATGATCTGGAGGTCGTCCGTGAAGGCGTTCGCCGGCCCCGGGTAGGTCGCCACGACGACGCCGTCCCACAGCACGTACGCATAGGTGAGCGGACGGCCGCTCTGGAGCGACACGTCCTCGAGAGCCGTCGTGGTGGCCTCGAAGCCGAGCGTGCCACCGGGTACGGCGTCGGACAGCATCTCCGCGGACAGCGACACCGTCGGCGTCCCGTACGCGAGGCCGTCCAGCGTCGTCCCGCACGAACCGGCGGCCAGCATCGCTGAAGAGGAATCCGACTCCGCGAGCGACTCGTCGCCGCCGAACCCGGAGTCCTCCGAGGCGGCGGTGTCTGCGGCGCTCCCCGAGGAGAGCCCGCCCAGGTGCGGCGCGAGCTGCACCGCGCCCAGCCCCAGCATCCCGACGCCCAGCACTGCCGCCGCCGTGAAACCCGAGGTCCGCATCGTCCTGCGGCGCTGCACCCGCCGCGCGGCCTCGACCGCCGACACGTGCACGCCGTCCACGGGTGCGCCGTCTGCCGCTCCGTGCAATGAATCTGAAAGCCTCATGATCCGCTCCTTCCTGACCGACCGGAGACCACGACGGTCTCGCTCGGTCGTTCCGCATCGTCGAGAGCGCCCAGCGTTCCTTCCAGGTGACCGATGGCATCGCTGAGGTACCGCTTGACGGTCCCCTCGGCGATCCCCAGCTCATGCGCGATGGCCGGGACCGTGAGGTCGTCGAAGTACCTCAGCACCACGCACGCACGCACCCGTGGTGGAAGGGTGCGCACCGCATCGTCCACGTCCGCGCCCACGTCGATGGGGCCGAACTCGTCGTCCCCGACCTCCTGGGTCTGGAACAGGTGGCGGACCTTCTGCCACCTCTGACCCCGTCGGTACTGGTCGATGTAGACCGTGGTGATCGCGCGCCTGACGTAGCCCTCGGCCTTGTGGATCTCCAGGCCCGGGCGGGGCTTGGAGAACGTCTTGACCAGGGCGTCCTGCACGAGATCCTGCGCCTGCACGGGATCGCCGCACACCAGGTAGGCGTAGCCCAACAGGGCGCGCTCGCGCTCTCGCACGAGCTGCTCCATCGTGCTCCGCCAGTCGGTCATCGTCGATCCCCTCGCAAGGCTGTCGGAAGGTGCTCTCGCAATGGTGACGCGTCCGGGGCCGAAAACGTTGGGGGCGCGCGTCAACTCATGCGACTCGAGGCATCGTCCCCTACAGTCGGGATACCGGACCCGCGGTGACAACGGAGTTCCTGCGGGTAGTCCCCAGGAGAGCGTCATGCACCTCGCCGCCGCCGAGACAGTCGAGCTCGGAACCTCAAGCCTTGTCATCGTGGTCGTCATCGGCCTCATCGCCGCCGCCGCGCTGCTGCTGTCGTGGACGCTGCGCC
It encodes:
- a CDS encoding RNA polymerase sigma factor, with translation MTDWRSTMEQLVRERERALLGYAYLVCGDPVQAQDLVQDALVKTFSKPRPGLEIHKAEGYVRRAITTVYIDQYRRGQRWQKVRHLFQTQEVGDDEFGPIDVGADVDDAVRTLPPRVRACVVLRYFDDLTVPAIAHELGIAEGTVKRYLSDAIGHLEGTLGALDDAERPSETVVVSGRSGRSGS